A part of Melittangium boletus DSM 14713 genomic DNA contains:
- a CDS encoding pentapeptide repeat-containing protein: protein MGWLENVIIENKEFENERLELTDKNSLYFLGPNLTLKGCSVVLKVSARNLLINQARFVDCTFEVKQELKNHQQWVFASLERCQFKGNLTGCDFGCWPGYSEGAEHGFIKDCDFSDARLDGCRIMGCDPASIRFPRWPCFTILDPIGRAPELRGVKWPGSVGQVIMDDLPAHPAPTKALTYYAPTLAKQLETTPEELRAVIEKFDCIVY from the coding sequence ATGGGGTGGCTTGAGAACGTTATTATCGAGAACAAGGAGTTTGAGAACGAGCGGCTGGAACTGACCGATAAAAACTCGCTCTACTTCCTTGGCCCCAATCTGACGCTGAAGGGCTGCTCTGTTGTCTTGAAGGTGTCCGCCAGGAACCTGCTCATCAATCAAGCCCGCTTCGTTGACTGCACCTTCGAGGTGAAGCAGGAGTTGAAGAATCACCAACAGTGGGTGTTCGCCTCACTTGAGCGCTGCCAGTTCAAGGGGAATCTAACGGGGTGCGATTTTGGCTGCTGGCCGGGTTATTCGGAAGGCGCTGAGCACGGCTTCATCAAGGACTGTGACTTCTCCGATGCTCGCTTGGATGGATGCCGCATCATGGGTTGTGATCCGGCATCCATACGGTTTCCTCGCTGGCCTTGTTTCACCATCCTGGACCCCATTGGCCGAGCCCCTGAGTTACGCGGAGTGAAGTGGCCAGGTTCGGTGGGTCAGGTCATCATGGACGATCTTCCCGCCCATCCAGCGCCCACGAAGGCGTTGACCTATTACGCTCCCACTTTGGCCAAACAACTCGAGACCACGCCGGAAGAACTCCGGGCCGTCATCGAGAAGTTCGATTGCATCGTCTACTGA
- a CDS encoding CHAT domain-containing tetratricopeptide repeat protein produces MSQMVGWMMVVLLCGTTDGGVGTADAGTVTADAGTVTADAGTVTADGGIAEVNPDARLNVAQADLNAALKLRDEGKYTEARAQAEHGLELWEPVLGSTHQKVADYLDLIGNLRRLQGDLSHAESFLQRAQGIREGTPDRSYPDLATSLHNLAVLYSAQGHYTRADSFYQRARALREATLGEKHPDVATSWHDQANLYSAQGLYGQADAFLQRALKLREATLGEKHPDVATSLNSLANLYSAQGLYSQAEPLSQRALKLRETILGTSHPDFADSLNSLANLYSAQGSYSKAEPLYLQAIKLREATLGNSHPSFALSLDNLANLYSAQGLYSQAEPLYQRALPILEAALGKSHPDVATSLHNQANLYSALGLYGQAEPIYQRALKLREDSLGGRHPDVATSLHHLANLYSAQGLYGRAEPLYQRALKLREEALGKNHPDVANSFSHLANLYSAQGSYDKAEKLYKNSLLIRETALGNTHPDVATSLHHLANLYSAQGMYSWAGPLYQRVLELRQAILGEKHLHVATSLHHLANLYSAQGIYEEAEPLYLRAIEIRESALGKNHPDVADSLDHLARLRLAQGRLGDALPLYTRAFAISEQRLRQESLDFSESRLSGFLQHLRASEETIYELLREKNEDAQVRHLALSAVLLRKGRSVEEAANISRTLSQSLSAEDRDLLEKLRSLRTQLASRSLMGPGALPPEVYQQQLKTVADEGDQIEAELAKRSAALRSRTALPSPADIVARVAESLPKDGVLVEFISYEYQNDHSDSDTPRQKKDTELGYLALLLFPDATTHMVDLGPAEHIDAAATRMRDTLASRGEDFESAARALYALAFEPLLPELGTTRRLLISPDGQLGLVPFDALHNGQGFLLDSFEFTYLTSGRELLPRRDNAPSPFVFVLADPDFTAAPSSSRSGAPSSSTSSSTLDRFFRSVRSMLPRAMFSRLPGTLLEAEKIQQLLPQAQLFLGTAATKERLMHLPTPGILHVATHGFFLGDVHEFQNSRAAVVIEPLDEAPPPPQQVPLLNSGLILANTRPLDPGTSAPRPEATLVTALEIAGLDLWGTQLVVLSACDTGRGSVQRGQGIYGLRRALVVAGAETVVMSLWKVNDESTRLLMESYYRNLLEGKGRASALREAMRAMRATHGHPYDWASFIAMGRDAPLQAIISTTQRTNLKVAAESKTGTGTRGTETKADAEPKADAEPTADAEPTADAEPKANAEPKADAEPTADAEPTADAEPKDASATAAPQ; encoded by the coding sequence ATGAGTCAGATGGTCGGCTGGATGATGGTCGTTTTACTTTGTGGCACAACGGATGGAGGTGTCGGCACGGCGGATGCGGGAACCGTCACGGCGGATGCGGGAACCGTCACGGCGGATGCGGGAACCGTCACGGCGGATGGTGGAATCGCCGAGGTGAATCCGGATGCTCGGCTGAATGTGGCGCAGGCGGATCTGAATGCCGCGCTGAAGCTGAGGGACGAGGGGAAGTATACCGAGGCACGTGCACAGGCCGAGCATGGGCTTGAACTCTGGGAGCCCGTGCTCGGAAGTACGCATCAAAAAGTCGCCGATTACCTGGATCTGATAGGGAATCTCCGCCGGCTACAGGGGGACCTGTCCCATGCCGAGTCTTTCTTGCAGCGCGCGCAGGGCATTCGGGAGGGTACGCCCGACAGGAGTTACCCCGACCTGGCGACCTCTCTGCACAACCTCGCCGTCCTCTACAGCGCCCAGGGGCACTACACCCGGGCCGACTCCTTCTACCAGCGCGCGCGCGCGCTGCGGGAGGCCACCCTCGGTGAGAAACACCCCGATGTCGCCACCTCGTGGCACGACCAGGCCAACCTCTACAGCGCTCAGGGCTTGTACGGCCAGGCCGATGCCTTCTTGCAGCGTGCGCTCAAGCTGCGCGAGGCCACCCTCGGTGAGAAACACCCCGATGTCGCCACCTCGCTCAACAGCCTGGCCAACCTCTACAGCGCCCAGGGCTTGTACAGCCAGGCCGAGCCCCTCTCCCAGCGCGCGCTCAAGCTGCGCGAGACCATTCTCGGCACCAGCCATCCCGACTTCGCCGACTCGCTCAACAGCCTGGCCAACCTCTATAGCGCTCAGGGCTCGTACAGCAAGGCGGAGCCCCTCTATCTGCAAGCGATCAAGCTGCGCGAGGCCACCCTCGGCAACAGCCATCCCTCCTTCGCCCTGTCGCTCGACAACCTGGCCAACCTCTATAGCGCCCAGGGCCTGTACAGCCAGGCGGAACCCCTCTACCAGCGCGCGCTGCCCATCCTGGAGGCCGCTCTCGGCAAGAGTCATCCCGACGTCGCCACCTCGCTGCACAATCAGGCCAACCTTTACAGCGCCCTGGGGTTGTACGGCCAAGCCGAGCCCATCTACCAGCGCGCTCTCAAACTGAGAGAGGACTCACTCGGAGGGCGCCATCCCGACGTGGCCACCTCACTGCACCACCTGGCCAACCTCTACAGCGCCCAGGGGTTGTACGGCCGAGCCGAGCCCCTCTACCAACGCGCGCTCAAGCTGCGCGAGGAAGCCTTGGGCAAGAACCACCCCGACGTCGCGAACTCGTTCAGCCACCTGGCCAACCTCTACAGCGCCCAGGGGTCGTACGACAAGGCTGAAAAGCTCTACAAGAACTCGCTCCTCATTCGGGAAACCGCCCTCGGCAATACCCATCCCGACGTCGCCACGTCACTTCACCACCTGGCCAACCTCTACAGCGCACAGGGGATGTATAGCTGGGCCGGGCCGCTCTACCAACGCGTGCTCGAGCTACGACAGGCCATCCTGGGAGAGAAGCATCTCCACGTCGCCACGTCACTTCACCACCTGGCCAACCTCTACAGCGCTCAGGGGATATACGAAGAAGCCGAGCCCCTCTACCTGCGCGCGATCGAGATCCGGGAGAGCGCTCTGGGCAAGAACCATCCCGACGTCGCGGATTCGCTCGACCACCTCGCCCGGCTGCGTCTGGCCCAGGGGCGCCTTGGCGACGCCCTGCCGCTCTACACCCGAGCCTTCGCCATCTCCGAACAGCGCCTGCGGCAGGAATCACTCGACTTCTCCGAGTCGCGCCTGTCCGGCTTCCTGCAACATCTGCGCGCCTCCGAGGAGACGATTTATGAGCTGCTGCGCGAGAAGAATGAGGATGCCCAGGTGCGACATCTGGCCCTCAGTGCCGTGCTGCTGCGCAAGGGCCGCTCCGTCGAGGAGGCGGCCAACATCTCCCGAACCCTTTCCCAGAGCCTGAGCGCCGAGGACCGAGACCTCCTCGAGAAATTGCGCAGCCTGCGCACCCAACTGGCATCCCGCTCACTCATGGGTCCGGGCGCACTCCCCCCGGAAGTCTACCAGCAGCAACTCAAGACCGTGGCCGATGAAGGTGACCAGATCGAGGCGGAGCTCGCCAAACGCTCGGCGGCATTGCGCTCACGCACCGCACTGCCCTCCCCCGCCGACATCGTCGCCCGTGTCGCCGAATCCCTTCCCAAGGACGGAGTGCTCGTGGAGTTCATCTCCTACGAGTACCAGAACGACCACTCCGATTCCGACACGCCGCGACAGAAGAAGGACACGGAGCTGGGCTATCTCGCGCTGCTGCTCTTCCCCGATGCCACCACTCACATGGTGGACCTGGGTCCCGCCGAGCACATCGATGCCGCCGCCACGCGGATGCGCGACACCCTGGCCAGCCGCGGTGAGGACTTCGAGTCCGCGGCCCGGGCACTCTACGCCCTCGCCTTCGAGCCTCTGTTGCCCGAGTTGGGCACCACCCGCCGTCTCCTCATCTCTCCCGATGGCCAGCTGGGCCTCGTGCCCTTCGACGCGCTCCACAACGGCCAGGGCTTCCTCCTGGACTCCTTCGAGTTCACCTATCTCACCTCGGGCCGCGAGCTGCTGCCTCGCAGGGACAACGCGCCCTCACCGTTCGTCTTCGTTCTCGCGGACCCCGACTTCACCGCGGCGCCTTCCTCCTCGCGCTCCGGCGCCCCGTCTTCCTCCACTTCATCCAGTACTCTCGATCGCTTCTTCCGCTCCGTACGCTCGATGCTGCCCCGGGCGATGTTTTCGCGATTGCCGGGCACGCTGCTGGAGGCCGAGAAGATTCAGCAGCTGCTGCCCCAGGCGCAGCTCTTCCTGGGCACCGCGGCCACCAAGGAGCGGCTGATGCACCTGCCCACTCCGGGCATCCTCCACGTGGCCACCCATGGCTTCTTCCTGGGTGATGTCCACGAATTCCAGAACTCTCGCGCCGCGGTGGTCATCGAGCCCCTGGATGAGGCGCCCCCACCGCCCCAGCAGGTGCCGCTGCTCAACTCCGGCCTCATCCTGGCCAACACGCGCCCCTTGGACCCGGGCACCTCCGCACCTCGTCCCGAAGCCACCCTGGTCACGGCACTGGAGATCGCTGGGCTCGACCTGTGGGGCACCCAGCTCGTGGTCCTCTCCGCTTGTGATACCGGCCGCGGGAGTGTCCAGCGAGGCCAGGGGATCTACGGTCTGCGCCGCGCCCTGGTGGTGGCTGGAGCGGAGACGGTGGTCATGAGCCTGTGGAAGGTGAACGACGAATCCACGCGCCTGCTCATGGAGAGCTACTACCGCAACCTCCTGGAGGGCAAGGGCCGCGCCTCGGCCCTGCGCGAGGCCATGCGCGCGATGCGCGCCACCCACGGCCATCCCTATGACTGGGCTTCCTTCATCGCCATGGGGAGAGATGCCCCGCTGCAAGCCATCATCTCCACCACGCAGCGGACAAACCTCAAGGTCGCCGCCGAGAGCAAGACCGGCACTGGGACCAGGGGCACTGAGACCAAGGCCGACGCCGAACCCAAGGCGGATGCCGAGCCCACTGCTGATGCCGAGCCCACTGCTGATGCCGAACCCAAGGCCAACGCCGAGCCCAAGGCCGACGCCGAGCCCACTGCCGACGCCGAGCCCACTGCCGACGCCGAGCCCAAGGATGCCTCGGCGACGGCGGCTCCGCAGTGA
- a CDS encoding PQQ-dependent sugar dehydrogenase — protein MTSSRVSLALICLLTSPVLAAVPTGFQETVYPSPALSPTTGLAWAPDGSGRLFITQKNGKVLVATMRDGALVTQNATLSTTEFATETVYTSSECGLLGIAFDPNYTVNRYVYLFVTATNTRQQIIRYTDANGVGTARTVLVNNLPTSGQNHNGGAIGFGPDGKLYWAIGDLGNGTGVNADLTSMAAKVSRANLDGTPANDNPFNDGVGPNNEYIWARGFRNPYTFAFQPGTGKLWVNSVGTGYEQIFVTDKRDHAGYSDYENNQPAGFITPVIKYRTNGTDSRTITANGAVRSGGLATFTTTGDHGFRKGEKITVAGVTDASFNGAHYVASVPSTTTWTATQASADATSGGGTAVTQNLGGSLTGGVFYDSTLFPSDYRGNFLFGDYNSGKLVRARLAADGSVASVEEWATGISQAVDMAVGPDGALYAVGVTSKALTRIMSTAPGQKLIVSELNVSVVEGGQSVFTVRLAEAPTTEVSVSVEWVSGDADLTVESGSRLTFTPANWNQLQRVTLAAALDADATADRAAFTVSAQGLSPETVQAVSIDNNDARLVLSTTALTLNEEETTSFTVALSKRPSQSTTVTVARTAGDEDITVSSGTTLTFTPANWSTPQSVTVAAAKDMDALDDSATLTLAASGGDACTLSVSVRDNDAVAPTISSTPITSAVVGAPYRYEVVADGVPALSFSLTSSVPGPSIDASSGVLVWTPEAVGTVDMTVLASNGRLPDATQSFQVLVKADAPPRAALVRPTEGEQVSGATVAFSGDCVDDVGCTKAEFYVDGVLGSTDARSSGPYHYGGEPNRWDTTALSPGVHQVRMVVYDTSGQSAAAEVSVCVGNSPCVEPTPPGPGDSSGCSCGGAPGGALAGWGLLLALCRRRAPYGHATRSPPR, from the coding sequence ATGACCTCGTCTCGTGTCTCCCTGGCTCTCATCTGTCTCCTGACGTCTCCCGTGCTGGCGGCGGTCCCCACGGGATTCCAGGAGACCGTGTACCCATCCCCCGCCCTCTCGCCCACCACGGGACTGGCCTGGGCGCCCGATGGCTCGGGGCGGCTCTTCATCACCCAGAAGAATGGCAAGGTGCTCGTCGCGACGATGCGCGATGGGGCGCTCGTCACGCAGAACGCGACGCTGAGCACGACCGAGTTCGCCACGGAGACCGTCTACACCTCCAGCGAGTGTGGCCTCCTCGGGATCGCGTTCGATCCGAACTACACCGTCAACCGCTACGTCTACCTGTTCGTCACGGCCACCAACACCCGGCAGCAGATCATCCGCTATACGGACGCCAACGGCGTGGGCACGGCGCGCACGGTGCTCGTCAACAACCTGCCGACCTCCGGGCAGAACCATAATGGCGGAGCGATTGGCTTTGGCCCGGATGGAAAGCTGTACTGGGCCATCGGAGACCTGGGCAACGGCACGGGCGTGAACGCGGATCTCACCTCGATGGCGGCCAAGGTGAGCCGCGCCAATCTGGATGGCACCCCCGCCAACGACAACCCCTTCAACGACGGGGTAGGCCCCAACAACGAGTACATCTGGGCGCGCGGCTTCCGCAATCCCTACACCTTCGCGTTCCAGCCGGGCACCGGCAAGCTGTGGGTGAACAGCGTCGGAACGGGCTACGAGCAGATCTTCGTCACGGACAAGAGGGATCATGCCGGCTACAGCGACTACGAGAACAACCAGCCCGCGGGCTTCATAACGCCCGTCATCAAGTACCGCACCAACGGCACGGACTCGCGCACCATCACCGCCAATGGCGCCGTGCGGAGCGGAGGCCTCGCCACCTTCACCACCACCGGAGACCACGGCTTTCGCAAGGGCGAGAAGATCACCGTGGCCGGCGTGACGGACGCGAGCTTCAACGGGGCCCACTACGTGGCCAGCGTGCCGAGCACCACGACGTGGACGGCGACACAGGCCAGCGCGGACGCGACGAGTGGTGGAGGCACGGCGGTGACACAGAACCTGGGGGGCTCCCTCACGGGAGGCGTCTTCTACGACTCCACGCTCTTCCCGAGCGACTACCGCGGCAACTTCCTCTTCGGAGACTACAATTCCGGAAAGCTGGTGCGCGCCAGGCTGGCCGCGGATGGCTCGGTGGCCTCCGTGGAGGAATGGGCCACTGGCATCTCCCAGGCCGTGGACATGGCCGTGGGACCGGATGGCGCGCTGTACGCCGTGGGCGTCACCTCGAAGGCCCTCACGCGGATCATGTCCACCGCTCCCGGACAGAAGCTCATCGTCTCGGAGCTGAACGTCAGCGTCGTCGAGGGCGGCCAATCCGTGTTCACGGTGCGGCTGGCCGAGGCGCCCACCACGGAGGTCAGCGTCAGTGTGGAGTGGGTCTCGGGCGACGCGGATCTGACGGTGGAGAGCGGCTCACGGCTCACCTTCACTCCGGCCAACTGGAACCAGCTTCAGCGCGTCACCCTCGCCGCCGCCTTGGACGCGGACGCGACCGCGGACCGCGCGGCCTTCACGGTGTCCGCCCAGGGACTGAGCCCCGAAACGGTCCAAGCGGTGTCCATCGACAACAACGACGCGCGGCTGGTGCTGTCCACCACGGCCTTGACGCTGAACGAGGAGGAGACCACATCCTTCACGGTGGCGCTCTCCAAGCGTCCCTCCCAGAGCACCACCGTCACGGTGGCGCGGACGGCGGGGGATGAGGACATCACGGTCTCCAGTGGCACAACCCTCACCTTCACGCCGGCCAACTGGAGCACCCCCCAGTCCGTCACCGTCGCGGCCGCCAAGGACATGGACGCCCTCGATGATTCCGCCACGCTCACCCTGGCCGCCTCGGGCGGTGACGCCTGCACGTTGTCCGTCAGCGTACGGGACAATGACGCCGTGGCTCCGACCATCTCGTCCACGCCCATCACCTCCGCGGTGGTGGGTGCCCCTTATCGCTATGAAGTGGTGGCCGACGGCGTACCCGCTCTCTCGTTCTCGCTGACCAGCAGCGTGCCAGGTCCAAGCATCGACGCCAGCAGTGGCGTCCTCGTCTGGACGCCAGAGGCGGTGGGCACCGTGGACATGACGGTGCTCGCGAGCAACGGGAGGCTCCCGGACGCGACCCAGTCCTTCCAGGTCCTCGTGAAGGCGGACGCGCCTCCGCGTGCGGCGCTCGTGCGCCCCACGGAGGGGGAGCAGGTGTCGGGAGCGACGGTGGCGTTCTCCGGGGACTGCGTGGATGACGTGGGGTGCACGAAGGCGGAGTTCTACGTGGACGGGGTGTTGGGGAGCACGGATGCGCGAAGCTCCGGGCCCTACCACTACGGCGGCGAGCCCAACCGGTGGGACACGACAGCGCTGAGCCCTGGAGTGCATCAGGTCCGCATGGTCGTCTACGACACCTCGGGCCAGAGCGCCGCGGCCGAGGTCTCGGTGTGTGTGGGGAATTCGCCGTGTGTTGAGCCAACGCCCCCTGGGCCAGGAGACAGCTCGGGCTGTAGCTGCGGAGGAGCCCCCGGAGGCGCGCTGGCGGGGTGGGGACTGCTCCTGGCTCTGTGCCGAAGGCGGGCGCCGTATGGCCATGCGACGAGGTCGCCCCCGCGTTGA
- a CDS encoding AAA family ATPase, translating into MEIKSEWIVQLARLALTGRRQDILTYIRRLERLLHKEDPAASARLAELLREAPSQAMPLRSAAVAAVPVDADSRLSLLRQEWPVMLDSAPAWSETIRSPLEQVIAERQRADELRQVGVAPTRSMLFTGAPGVGKTLAARWLAQQLGWPLLTLDLSAVMSSYLGKTGTNVRHVLDYAKGVQSVLLLDELDAIAKRRDDLGEVGELKRLVTVLLQEIDDWPQMGLLLAATNHPDLLDPAVWRRFDAVVEFPLPDDAVVAQLLRQLLGEELARDEALLTVLTAVMRGQSHAVITRDLMRARRTALVQRLKVEEALMGMVRERVGELRLEQRRQVGLALVQMGLSQRQVHEWTGMSRDTLRKVQRKGAVKS; encoded by the coding sequence GTGGAGATAAAATCGGAGTGGATTGTCCAGCTTGCACGGCTGGCGCTCACCGGCCGGAGACAGGACATTCTCACGTACATCCGCAGGCTGGAGCGCTTACTTCACAAGGAGGACCCTGCTGCCTCGGCCAGGCTGGCCGAGCTTCTGCGGGAAGCCCCCTCACAGGCCATGCCGTTGCGCAGCGCAGCGGTGGCGGCGGTGCCGGTTGATGCCGACTCGCGGCTCAGCCTGCTTCGGCAGGAGTGGCCTGTGATGCTGGATTCGGCTCCCGCTTGGTCGGAGACCATTCGCTCCCCCCTTGAGCAGGTTATTGCCGAGCGCCAACGTGCGGACGAGCTGCGCCAAGTAGGGGTAGCCCCTACGCGCTCGATGCTCTTTACCGGGGCGCCCGGTGTGGGGAAGACGCTCGCCGCGCGATGGCTCGCGCAACAGCTCGGATGGCCTCTTCTCACCCTGGATCTATCTGCGGTGATGAGCAGCTACCTCGGCAAGACGGGTACGAACGTCCGCCACGTGCTCGATTACGCGAAGGGTGTTCAGAGCGTCCTGTTGCTGGATGAGTTGGACGCCATCGCAAAGCGCAGGGATGACCTGGGGGAGGTTGGCGAGCTCAAGCGGCTGGTCACGGTGCTGCTGCAGGAGATTGACGACTGGCCGCAGATGGGCTTGCTCCTGGCGGCGACGAACCATCCGGACCTGCTCGACCCGGCGGTGTGGAGGCGCTTCGACGCGGTGGTCGAGTTTCCGCTGCCCGATGATGCTGTTGTCGCCCAACTCCTCCGGCAGTTGCTCGGTGAGGAGCTGGCCAGAGACGAAGCCTTGCTCACCGTATTGACCGCAGTCATGCGGGGACAGTCCCACGCGGTCATCACTCGCGACCTGATGCGTGCGCGCCGGACTGCACTGGTACAGCGCCTGAAGGTGGAGGAGGCGCTTATGGGGATGGTCCGCGAGCGTGTGGGGGAGCTGAGGCTCGAGCAGCGCCGCCAAGTTGGCCTTGCGCTCGTGCAGATGGGGTTGTCTCAGCGGCAGGTCCACGAGTGGACCGGGATGAGTCGGGACACCTTGCGGAAGGTCCAGCGCAAGGGCGCGGTGAAGAGCTAA
- a CDS encoding S8 family peptidase: MAEKRNFLLGYGERLQVEVSPPHGGGPKWKPYDFLRAKTRLSPRVARVAQELADMPGDAFPNDQAVALLTLHPAFLAKSYFPGGLLREVNLQIVGSKPAVTKPEVLPKRAKSKELVTSELYVAAPREVFLRWAEALPRWGGARGEAELERIEDIRLPGLSDKVRHFSDDLQGDILMEVVLHGNSATSPGVVDGFAKYLKALKLKFELGRKVQVGGLTYVALHAARKFVTRIAGYSFLRAVRPMPQLRHAWPKAKASKAVQVPFQLPTGGPVDPLLKVAVFDGGFPAKSPLAPWVNDVKVPGVSGPMHPDLVKHGLAVSSAVLFGPLKAGEMAPLPYAAVDHYGVFDQKALAEQDVYGVLERVRTVLQQRPDYRFVNLSLGPETPVIDEVVDLWTATIDELLASGSVLATVASGNGGEGDLESGNARVQPPADCVNALTVGACDNAKKWARAPYSSFGPGRAPGIIKPDGVIFGGTDQDPFLVSSMKLGLASGTTGTSFAAPYALRMALGMRAMLGDVLQPLALKALMVHCAEQGRRNVAEVGWGRFETDLEQVLTSGPGEARVLFQGHLEPGGYMRLPIPIPAEGLQGKVELSATFCFATLTDPQDPLAYTRAGLDIYFRPNKDGRSADRPDAQEAETDGFFKKPKVYKTEQELLESHKWDTTRHAVRRFRQADLLDPVFDVHYNARAAGQATQTAGSLPYALVVTIRCVDLPNLYDLIVQRYRGQLQALTPVTVQVPVRT, from the coding sequence ATGGCCGAAAAGAGAAACTTTCTGCTGGGGTATGGCGAGCGTCTGCAGGTTGAGGTGAGCCCGCCGCATGGTGGTGGTCCGAAGTGGAAGCCGTACGACTTCCTGAGGGCGAAGACGCGCCTGAGCCCCCGCGTGGCGCGCGTGGCGCAAGAGCTCGCGGACATGCCTGGGGACGCGTTCCCCAACGACCAGGCGGTCGCCTTGCTCACGTTGCACCCAGCCTTCTTGGCCAAGTCGTACTTTCCGGGCGGGCTCCTTCGTGAGGTCAATCTCCAGATCGTGGGCAGCAAGCCGGCCGTCACGAAGCCGGAGGTGCTTCCCAAGCGCGCGAAGTCCAAGGAGCTCGTCACCTCCGAGCTGTACGTGGCGGCTCCGCGTGAGGTCTTCCTTCGCTGGGCAGAGGCGTTGCCACGGTGGGGAGGGGCACGCGGAGAGGCGGAGCTGGAGCGCATCGAGGATATTCGCTTGCCGGGGTTGTCCGACAAGGTCCGTCACTTCTCCGACGACCTCCAGGGCGACATCCTCATGGAGGTGGTGCTGCACGGAAACTCCGCCACGAGTCCGGGGGTGGTCGACGGCTTTGCGAAGTACTTGAAGGCGCTCAAGCTGAAGTTCGAGCTCGGCCGCAAGGTGCAGGTCGGCGGCCTCACCTACGTGGCCTTGCACGCAGCGCGCAAGTTCGTGACGCGCATCGCTGGCTACTCCTTCCTGCGCGCGGTGCGTCCAATGCCGCAGTTGCGGCACGCGTGGCCCAAGGCGAAGGCCTCCAAGGCCGTCCAGGTTCCATTTCAGCTCCCCACGGGGGGGCCTGTGGACCCGCTGCTGAAGGTGGCTGTCTTCGACGGTGGATTCCCGGCCAAGTCGCCGCTCGCCCCGTGGGTCAACGACGTCAAGGTCCCGGGTGTCAGCGGTCCGATGCACCCGGACCTGGTGAAGCACGGGCTCGCGGTGAGTTCTGCCGTGCTCTTCGGTCCGCTGAAGGCGGGCGAGATGGCGCCCCTGCCGTATGCTGCCGTGGACCACTACGGGGTGTTCGACCAGAAGGCGCTCGCTGAGCAGGACGTCTACGGCGTGCTCGAGCGGGTACGCACCGTGCTCCAGCAGCGCCCGGACTACCGCTTCGTCAACCTGAGCCTGGGGCCGGAGACGCCCGTCATCGACGAGGTGGTGGACCTGTGGACGGCCACAATCGACGAGCTGCTCGCCTCGGGCAGTGTGCTGGCCACCGTCGCGTCGGGCAATGGAGGTGAAGGCGACCTGGAGTCGGGGAACGCTCGCGTCCAGCCGCCCGCAGACTGCGTGAACGCGCTCACTGTGGGGGCGTGCGACAACGCCAAGAAGTGGGCCCGCGCTCCGTACAGCTCGTTCGGTCCTGGTCGAGCCCCCGGCATCATCAAGCCAGACGGTGTCATTTTCGGGGGGACCGACCAGGACCCGTTCCTCGTGTCCTCAATGAAGCTGGGGCTGGCCTCCGGCACCACCGGGACGAGCTTCGCCGCGCCGTACGCTCTCCGGATGGCGCTGGGGATGCGGGCGATGCTGGGCGATGTTCTCCAGCCGTTGGCGCTCAAGGCGCTCATGGTGCACTGCGCTGAGCAGGGGCGGCGCAACGTGGCGGAGGTTGGCTGGGGACGGTTCGAGACGGACTTGGAGCAGGTGTTGACGTCCGGCCCTGGCGAGGCGCGTGTGCTCTTCCAGGGGCACCTTGAGCCGGGGGGATACATGCGCCTCCCCATTCCCATTCCCGCTGAGGGACTGCAGGGCAAGGTCGAGCTGTCGGCGACGTTCTGCTTCGCGACGCTCACCGACCCGCAGGACCCGTTGGCGTATACCCGGGCCGGACTCGACATCTACTTCCGCCCCAACAAGGATGGTCGGAGCGCGGACCGGCCGGACGCACAAGAAGCGGAGACGGACGGTTTCTTCAAGAAGCCGAAGGTCTACAAGACCGAGCAGGAGCTCCTCGAATCGCACAAGTGGGACACAACCCGCCACGCGGTGCGGCGCTTCCGGCAGGCGGACCTCCTCGACCCGGTCTTCGACGTCCACTACAACGCGCGAGCCGCAGGCCAGGCCACGCAGACTGCGGGCTCTCTTCCCTACGCGCTCGTCGTGACCATCCGGTGCGTCGACTTGCCAAACCTCTACGACCTCATCGTGCAGCGTTACAGGGGCCAGCTGCAGGCGCTTACTCCTGTCACCGTCCAGGTTCCGGTGCGGACGTAG